The segment CGCGGCCCCGCGAGGCCATCGCCGCGGCGCGCGCCTGGGCCCGCGGGCGTATGTCGATGGCCGCGGCTCGGGCCGCGGCGTTCGCCGCCCACGCCGCCGCCCGCGGCGCCGGGGATCCGGCGGCGGCCGCCGCGGCGCGCGCGGCAGGCCACGCCGCCGCCACCGCGCATGTGGCCGCGCACGCGCGCAGCGCCGCCGACTACGCGGTCAGGGCGGGCGCCGAGCGAACGCGGCAGCTGCGGCGTCTTCCCGTGCGCCTGCGCGCGTTCGTCTCTCCGCCGTCACGGCGCGGCGAGACATGCCGCCGCGCTCCTTGCCCCCGCCTCCCGCGGACCGGGCGCGGGAAGCAGGAATCTCCGGATAGGAGCGCGGGGCATTGTATGCTACACTAGCGCACCTGACGGCGACTGTCTTGTCGAGATTGTCGCGCACCCCCACCCCTCGGCCGGGGGCGGGGGGGGCGGCGTCTGCGCCCGTAGCTCAGAAGGATAGAGCACAGGATTCCTAATCCTGGGGTCGCGCGTTCGACTCGCGCCGGGCGCACCATGCATGCATCGGGGAGTTGGTCGTTCCTGGGTTCCAGGGGAAGGGTGCGGCACTGTGGAGCCGATCATGATCGATTTTCACGCGCATACGCTGCTGAGCGACGGTGAGTTGATCCCCTCTGAATTGGCGAGAAGGGCGGAGGAGAAGGGGTACCGCGCCCTCGGCATCGCCGACCACGTGGACGGATCGAACGCGGATCTCGTCATCCCGCGCCTCGTCTCCGTCTGTTGCGATCTCCGGGAGGTGATGGACATCGACGTCATCCCGGGCGCGGAGATCACGCATGTGCCCCCGCCGCTCATCGCGCCGCTCGTCGCCCGCTGCAGGAAGCTCGGCGCCGAGTATGTCATGGTGCACGGCGAGACGCTCGCGGAGCCGGTGAAGGCGGGGACGAACGACGCCGCCCTGAAGGCGGGCATCGATATCCTCGCCCACCCGGGTTTTCTC is part of the Chlamydiota bacterium genome and harbors:
- a CDS encoding histidinol phosphate phosphatase domain-containing protein — its product is MIDFHAHTLLSDGELIPSELARRAEEKGYRALGIADHVDGSNADLVIPRLVSVCCDLREVMDIDVIPGAEITHVPPPLIAPLVARCRKLGAEYVMVHGETLAEPVKAGTNDAALKAGIDILAHPGFLLPRQAREAASRGIFLELSARQGHCLANGLVARQAVAVGAKLLVGSDAHSPRDLLCPEDHLRVTRGAGLSDEDARKARQNAERFWAAIKKRRG